A genome region from Oceanispirochaeta sp. M1 includes the following:
- the nifA gene encoding nif-specific transcriptional activator NifA, with protein MSEAMNSKHYRRKIKELTLLFEISQILDQDMDLKEVITPLLEPLAENIGMERGTITLLNRKTGDISIEAAFGLSSAEQVKGRYKIGEGITGKVVQTGQPMIIPDIDEEPSFLDKTGARKKNRKTSFICVPIKSGNAVIGAFSVDRPYQDSSLDLEDDVRLLTIVASMIARAVKLRQRSEEEKEKLLEENTRLQNELKDRFQPDNMIGSSQAMQEVFDLIAQVTRSEATVLIRGESGTGKELVAHAIHYNSLRAEKPFIKVNCAALPESVIESELFGHEKGAFTGALATRKGRFEMADGGSIFLDEIGELSPMTQVKLLRVLQEREIERVGGSETIKVNVRIIAATNRNLEEEITRGTFREDLYYRLNVFPVHIPPLRERKTDVMLLADFFIEKYSRKNRKTVKRISSSAIDLVMSYHWPGNVRELENCIERASLLSTDQVIHAYHLPPSLQSAESSDTGLHSTLLQAVENLEIELIKEALKSNRGNMAKAARKLDITERIMGLRVKKYDINYRKYRTNM; from the coding sequence ATGTCAGAAGCAATGAATTCAAAACACTACCGTAGAAAAATTAAAGAACTTACACTTTTATTCGAAATCAGCCAGATTCTGGACCAGGATATGGATCTGAAGGAAGTTATTACTCCCCTTCTTGAGCCTCTGGCTGAAAATATCGGAATGGAGAGGGGAACCATAACCCTTCTAAATAGAAAAACAGGTGACATATCCATAGAAGCGGCATTTGGACTCTCCAGTGCAGAACAGGTGAAAGGCCGCTATAAGATTGGAGAAGGAATAACCGGTAAAGTTGTCCAGACTGGACAGCCTATGATTATTCCCGATATCGATGAAGAGCCATCCTTCCTGGATAAAACGGGTGCACGAAAGAAAAACCGAAAGACCTCATTTATCTGTGTACCCATTAAAAGCGGGAATGCGGTAATCGGAGCATTCAGTGTAGACAGACCCTACCAGGATTCAAGTCTTGATCTGGAAGACGATGTAAGACTTCTGACAATTGTAGCGAGTATGATTGCCAGGGCAGTAAAACTCAGACAACGTTCTGAAGAAGAAAAAGAAAAACTGCTTGAAGAAAACACACGGCTGCAGAATGAACTGAAAGACCGTTTCCAGCCGGATAATATGATAGGAAGCTCCCAGGCAATGCAGGAAGTTTTCGACCTTATCGCCCAGGTAACCAGGAGTGAAGCCACTGTTCTGATCAGAGGAGAAAGCGGTACGGGTAAGGAACTTGTAGCTCATGCCATCCATTACAACAGTCTGAGAGCAGAAAAACCTTTTATCAAGGTGAACTGCGCAGCCCTTCCCGAAAGTGTCATTGAGAGTGAACTCTTCGGCCATGAAAAAGGGGCATTCACCGGAGCTCTGGCGACCAGAAAAGGCCGTTTTGAAATGGCAGACGGTGGATCAATATTTCTGGATGAAATCGGGGAGCTCTCTCCTATGACCCAGGTCAAACTGCTCAGAGTCCTGCAGGAAAGAGAAATTGAACGGGTCGGCGGTTCTGAGACAATAAAGGTCAATGTCAGAATCATTGCCGCTACAAACAGAAATCTTGAAGAAGAAATTACACGTGGAACATTCAGAGAAGACCTATACTACAGATTAAATGTATTCCCCGTTCATATTCCCCCTCTACGTGAAAGAAAAACAGATGTCATGCTCCTGGCAGACTTCTTTATTGAAAAATACAGTAGAAAGAACCGCAAAACAGTTAAAAGGATATCAAGCTCAGCCATCGATCTGGTCATGAGTTATCACTGGCCCGGAAATGTACGTGAACTTGAAAACTGTATTGAGCGGGCCTCCCTCCTCAGTACAGACCAGGTGATTCATGCCTACCACCTGCCTCCAAGTCTCCAGTCCGCCGAATCCTCAGACACAGGATTACACTCAACCCTGCTGCAGGCAGTCGAGAATCTCGAGATCGAGCTGATAAAAGAAGCTTTGAAATCGAACAGGGGCAATATGGCAAAAGCAGCCCGCAAACTGGATATAACGGAACGGATAATGGGTTTGAGGGTCAAAAAGTATGACATAAATTATCGTAAATATCGTACAAATATGTAG
- a CDS encoding diguanylate cyclase: MNKRFIYVFVVLFTLLIFLPDMALSLEFTTEEQNWLDDVGQLSFSEVDWEPLSYTDEYPIYKGVIADYLQILGESTGLEMVFIQSSTWQDVLDKFTTEDIDFIPALSSEDNIGKEVILTDPYISFPLVIVTRSNIDFISETKELEGKRVGVGKGYTSHSFIKNNYPEIELVTTENVQEGLKLLNKGKIDAFVGHLAIMNVAIKKSHFDLRIAGKTEFVFDHRIGFSTEHARTVLIFNKVLSQITAEEHNRIYNRWIRLNTDKADYSLIWKVLIASLIIISGFIYWNMRIRRFLREMNTLKNELEAKNQRLNILTITDQLTGLYNRLKLDESLQYEALRFARYNHPFGIILIDIDHFKNINDTFGHPTGDKVLESISNLLLKNIRKADTLGRWGGEEFLIICPETDEQDIKQFAEKLRNKIDSFDFPEVHVSTASFGATISRKGDDMTRLMKRVDEALYSAKKNGRNRVIFK; the protein is encoded by the coding sequence ATGAACAAAAGATTTATCTATGTATTTGTTGTACTATTTACCCTACTCATATTCCTTCCTGATATGGCTCTCAGTCTGGAGTTCACCACAGAAGAACAGAACTGGCTCGATGATGTCGGTCAATTAAGTTTCAGTGAAGTGGACTGGGAACCTCTTTCCTATACAGACGAATATCCTATATATAAGGGAGTCATTGCTGATTACCTGCAAATCCTCGGGGAGAGCACAGGCCTCGAAATGGTTTTTATTCAAAGCAGCACATGGCAAGATGTTCTGGACAAGTTCACCACTGAGGATATCGATTTCATACCGGCCCTTAGTTCAGAAGATAATATCGGTAAAGAGGTCATTTTAACGGATCCGTATATATCATTTCCTTTGGTAATCGTGACCAGATCAAATATAGATTTTATCAGTGAAACTAAAGAACTTGAAGGTAAACGGGTTGGCGTGGGAAAAGGTTATACAAGTCACAGTTTTATCAAAAATAATTATCCGGAAATTGAGCTGGTGACTACTGAGAATGTCCAGGAGGGTCTGAAACTGCTCAATAAAGGTAAGATTGACGCCTTTGTCGGCCACTTAGCCATTATGAACGTTGCCATTAAGAAATCCCATTTTGACCTTCGAATAGCGGGAAAAACCGAGTTTGTCTTTGATCATCGAATAGGGTTTTCCACCGAACACGCCCGGACAGTTTTAATTTTCAACAAAGTTCTTTCACAGATAACAGCAGAAGAACATAACCGGATCTACAACAGATGGATCAGATTGAATACAGACAAAGCTGACTACTCGTTGATATGGAAGGTCCTGATTGCTTCCCTTATAATAATCTCCGGGTTTATATACTGGAACATGCGAATCCGCAGATTTCTGAGAGAGATGAACACATTGAAGAATGAACTGGAAGCAAAGAATCAAAGGCTTAATATACTGACCATAACCGATCAACTTACAGGACTGTATAACCGTCTCAAGCTGGATGAATCGCTTCAATATGAAGCCCTTCGCTTTGCTCGTTACAACCACCCTTTCGGTATCATCCTCATTGACATCGATCATTTCAAAAATATCAATGATACATTCGGGCATCCGACTGGGGACAAAGTACTGGAAAGTATTTCTAACCTGCTGCTGAAAAATATTCGCAAAGCCGATACCCTGGGTCGATGGGGCGGGGAGGAATTCCTGATTATCTGCCCGGAGACTGATGAACAAGACATAAAACAATTTGCAGAGAAACTGCGGAATAAGATAGATAGTTTTGATTTCCCGGAAGTTCATGTCTCCACAGCAAGCTTTGGAGCAACTATTTCCCGGAAGGGTGATGACATGACTCGTTTGATGAAACGAGTTGATGAGGCACTCTACTCAGCCAAAAAAAATGGACGAAACAGAGTTATCTTTAAATGA
- a CDS encoding ammonium transporter yields the protein MKKSRKILIFTILALLLSVSVHADELTDTLDLYSAAFDAIWLIICGGLVFFMQAGFAMVETGLTRAKNAGNIIMKNLMDFSAGAILYWAVGWGLMYGESAGGFIGTSDFFLASGDSLGWFFQVVFAATAATIVSGAMAERTKFSSYLIYSVVISGLIYPISGHWIWNGGWLSAMGFHDFAGSTVVHSVGAWAALMGAIIIGPRVGKYVKINGKVNVKAIMGHNMPLAALGVFILWFGWYGFNAGSTLSGTDPSSMAAVAVTTTLAAAAGSIAAMFTTWIAFGKPDVSMSLNGALAGLVGITAGCWVVGPGAAIIIGLIAGILVVASVELFDKVLHIDDPVGAVSVHGVCGVWGTLAVGIFGDIEMIGSGLSRAGQIGVQALGAAAVFVWVSVTAGLLFLVLKKTIGLRVSEEEELRGLDIEEHGTESYAGFQIFQNM from the coding sequence ATGAAAAAGAGCAGGAAGATTTTGATCTTCACAATTCTGGCTTTATTACTGAGTGTCAGCGTTCATGCTGATGAACTCACAGACACACTGGATTTATATTCAGCAGCATTTGACGCCATATGGCTGATTATCTGCGGAGGCCTTGTATTTTTTATGCAGGCCGGATTCGCAATGGTGGAAACAGGACTTACAAGAGCAAAGAATGCCGGAAACATAATCATGAAAAACCTTATGGACTTTTCCGCCGGTGCCATCTTGTACTGGGCAGTCGGTTGGGGACTCATGTACGGTGAATCTGCGGGTGGGTTTATCGGAACAAGTGATTTCTTCCTTGCAAGCGGAGATTCACTGGGCTGGTTCTTCCAGGTTGTATTTGCTGCAACAGCAGCAACTATCGTATCTGGTGCCATGGCAGAAAGAACAAAGTTTTCTTCCTATCTCATCTACTCTGTAGTCATCTCAGGACTGATCTACCCCATTTCCGGTCACTGGATATGGAACGGCGGTTGGTTGAGTGCCATGGGATTCCATGACTTTGCCGGTTCCACCGTAGTTCACTCTGTAGGTGCATGGGCTGCTCTTATGGGTGCCATCATCATCGGACCCAGAGTCGGAAAATATGTCAAAATAAATGGAAAAGTAAATGTAAAAGCTATCATGGGTCACAACATGCCCTTAGCTGCCCTGGGTGTATTTATCCTTTGGTTCGGCTGGTATGGATTCAATGCCGGTTCTACACTGAGCGGTACAGATCCCTCCAGCATGGCTGCCGTTGCTGTTACAACAACTTTAGCTGCGGCTGCAGGTTCTATTGCAGCCATGTTCACCACATGGATTGCCTTCGGTAAACCTGATGTTTCAATGTCCCTCAATGGTGCTCTGGCCGGTCTGGTCGGTATTACTGCCGGATGTTGGGTTGTCGGACCCGGTGCTGCCATTATTATCGGTCTTATTGCGGGTATCCTGGTTGTCGCGTCTGTTGAGTTATTCGACAAGGTTCTGCACATTGATGATCCTGTCGGTGCCGTTTCAGTACACGGTGTCTGCGGTGTATGGGGAACTCTTGCCGTTGGTATCTTTGGAGATATTGAGATGATCGGTTCAGGCCTTTCGAGAGCCGGACAGATTGGAGTACAGGCTCTTGGTGCAGCCGCCGTATTTGTATGGGTCAGCGTTACAGCCGGACTGCTCTTCCTTGTTCTGAAAAAGACAATCGGTCTGAGAGTCAGTGAAGAAGAAGAGTTGAGAGGACTGGATATTGAAGAGCACGGAACCGAGTCTTATGCAGGATTCCAGATTTTCCAGAACATGTAA
- a CDS encoding MmcQ/YjbR family DNA-binding protein, with protein MKLEEFQQYCESLKAVKGDFPFDEKTLVYKVKGKMFTLTDFESFNSFSVKCDPELAQVLRLVHEAVTAGYHLNKKHWNSIRLDGSIDDETLKGFIRDSYDLVVKGLPKKLRETL; from the coding sequence ATGAAACTAGAAGAATTTCAGCAGTACTGTGAATCGCTTAAAGCTGTAAAAGGAGATTTTCCTTTTGATGAGAAGACACTGGTCTATAAAGTAAAAGGGAAAATGTTCACTCTGACAGATTTTGAAAGCTTCAATTCATTCTCTGTAAAATGCGACCCGGAACTGGCTCAGGTCCTGAGGCTGGTCCATGAGGCCGTCACAGCCGGGTACCATTTGAATAAAAAACACTGGAACAGCATCCGCCTGGACGGTAGTATTGATGATGAAACCCTGAAAGGATTCATCAGGGATTCCTACGATCTTGTAGTGAAGGGACTTCCAAAAAAACTGAGAGAGACACTTTAA
- a CDS encoding energy-coupling factor ABC transporter ATP-binding protein — translation MLEVKALNRSYAEGKKVLDDINLSFSEGSFTIIAGPNGSGKTQLMRHLNGLLKPQSGKILLDGRDIREDLTAARRQIGLVFQNADSQIVGQTVASDIAFGAENLKWPRSLINEKMDLLLKELSLTELRNRRPHSLSGGEKRRCVLAAVLIMEPKIIVLDEPFTGLDRNGVQDVLKDITRLHNEGKTIILITHDLEKSLAHADRLILMDKGKVVKKGSPADILNDVEDYGIRRPWGDNRNMESMTWLKL, via the coding sequence GTGCTTGAAGTAAAAGCCCTGAACCGGAGCTACGCCGAAGGTAAAAAAGTACTGGATGATATTAATCTCAGCTTTTCCGAAGGCAGTTTCACTATTATCGCAGGTCCAAACGGCTCGGGAAAAACCCAGCTGATGCGTCATCTCAACGGTCTTCTGAAGCCTCAGAGTGGAAAGATCCTTCTGGACGGCAGAGATATCAGAGAGGATCTGACTGCTGCCAGACGGCAGATCGGACTTGTGTTTCAGAACGCAGACAGCCAGATTGTCGGCCAGACAGTTGCATCGGACATCGCCTTCGGTGCAGAAAATCTGAAATGGCCCCGCAGCCTCATCAATGAAAAAATGGATTTACTCCTTAAAGAACTATCCCTAACAGAACTCAGAAACAGAAGACCCCATAGCCTGTCGGGAGGAGAAAAGCGGCGCTGCGTCCTGGCGGCTGTGCTTATAATGGAACCGAAAATCATTGTACTGGACGAACCATTCACCGGATTGGACCGGAATGGAGTTCAGGATGTTCTAAAAGACATCACCCGTCTTCACAATGAGGGAAAAACAATAATACTGATTACTCATGATCTTGAAAAATCACTGGCACATGCTGACAGACTGATTCTTATGGATAAGGGAAAGGTAGTAAAAAAGGGGAGCCCTGCAGACATTCTAAATGATGTTGAAGATTACGGAATCAGAAGACCCTGGGGTGATAATCGGAATATGGAGAGCATGACATGGCTGAAACTCTGA
- a CDS encoding P-II family nitrogen regulator: MKLIVAYIQPEKLNAVKQELFKDDIHKISVTNALGCGQQMGYTETYRGVDMEVNLLKKVRIEIAVTSPFVQPTVDAIIRGARTGEIGDGKIFIMPIEDSIRIRSGERGEAAIG; this comes from the coding sequence ATGAAATTAATCGTAGCATACATACAGCCTGAGAAACTGAATGCAGTTAAACAGGAGCTTTTTAAGGATGATATTCATAAAATATCAGTAACCAATGCCTTGGGCTGCGGACAGCAGATGGGTTATACAGAAACCTACCGTGGTGTAGATATGGAAGTGAACCTGCTGAAAAAGGTCAGAATAGAGATTGCAGTAACATCTCCCTTTGTACAGCCTACAGTGGATGCAATCATCCGCGGAGCACGTACGGGAGAGATCGGAGACGGTAAGATTTTCATCATGCCCATCGAAGATTCAATCCGCATCAGAAGCGGAGAAAGAGGTGAAGCCGCAATCGGCTGA
- a CDS encoding energy-coupling factor transporter transmembrane protein EcfT produces MAETLIFQYQPGTSILHRTDIRIKLAAMITVSLLLIQVSIFRLLFLLPFLLLLHLGVRKNRSTLSLPLLILVMPTIIFAGNFLSLILTETAIVQASLTAGLRSLRFIYILWMAQLFTMSSDPMCITPAFYQVLKHIPLLPAGRISTQMGLSLTLIPIILEEMNEIRDAMASRCGWSARKPLRNLIHMGLPLLNGVLIKAEDLSDAMESRLFTEDATEPELLSTSLFLTPLLSLLLIIALLLISEHLLHPIMAAQLPFRFY; encoded by the coding sequence ATGGCTGAAACTCTGATATTTCAATATCAACCGGGGACATCTATCCTGCACCGCACTGACATCCGGATCAAACTTGCAGCTATGATCACGGTAAGTCTCCTGCTGATTCAGGTCAGTATATTCAGACTGCTTTTCCTTCTGCCCTTTCTTCTTCTCCTGCACCTGGGAGTCCGGAAAAACCGTTCTACCCTATCCCTGCCGCTGTTGATACTAGTGATGCCGACAATTATTTTTGCAGGTAATTTTCTCTCACTCATACTGACCGAAACAGCAATTGTACAGGCATCACTGACCGCGGGACTCAGAAGTCTCCGCTTTATCTATATTTTATGGATGGCTCAGCTTTTTACCATGTCCAGTGACCCCATGTGCATCACGCCGGCATTTTATCAGGTTTTAAAACACATCCCCCTGTTACCTGCCGGAAGAATCAGTACACAGATGGGACTGTCCCTCACCCTCATTCCGATAATTCTTGAAGAGATGAATGAAATCAGGGATGCCATGGCCTCCCGCTGTGGATGGAGTGCCCGTAAACCTCTTAGAAACCTGATACATATGGGACTACCCCTGTTAAACGGAGTTTTGATAAAAGCCGAGGATCTCTCGGACGCCATGGAATCAAGACTGTTTACAGAAGATGCCACAGAACCTGAACTTCTCAGCACTTCACTGTTCCTCACTCCCCTGTTGTCTCTTTTGCTGATAATTGCCCTGCTTCTAATTTCCGAGCATCTGCTGCACCCAATTATGGCAGCTCAGTTACCCTTTCGATTTTATTAA